A genome region from Gigantopelta aegis isolate Gae_Host chromosome 3, Gae_host_genome, whole genome shotgun sequence includes the following:
- the LOC121369385 gene encoding uncharacterized protein LOC121369385, whose translation MMLQILIPAAGLLLFTGTVLASPPVKYMVYSCQKGESLSVNQSLILELTKTLSTDREKIGHLHCAVDIIVQPYRRVFLHFISLDISDDTVTPDRFHIYDYTPGGKRRRLTPSMGLYGVLERPFYPFNTAGIDIVDYKSSGRRLRLDYLGKPTLIHEGFKILITSFKDASGGSSCGPGWFACPFEPICVPLSTRCDGSPNCGRRDSGDEQRCHPLEHVVTNVEESVIHVAVTGVAAFVVFLIVVVVVYFVVRRINQKRFSKRRGMCLLNGTVATFNKDEDTARLYAPPSYEDVVTVSDDSLGPPPEYSTVRFNDSRKFRYRPVVDRPPSKSTEVAMLHAAPKSRQKLLHDVEQCDVTSDSDVESDLGLSPDSGVSMTRDSESDLAKQEQTAPAYKLVPIKTDNSKCYESDEELSAHIHSDKLLPSSCPKGLASKERTDDAVSPTCNDKGDYQDIHCPVTKGRQPSAPEAEITV comes from the exons GTACTGTTTTGGCAAGCCCTCCAGTCAAGTATATGGTGTATTCGTGTCAGAAAGGAGAGTCGTTGAGTGTGAACCAGAGTCTGATCCTGGAACTGACGAAGACGTTAAGCACGGACCGTGAGAAGATCGGACACCTACACTGTGCCGTAGATATCATCGTTCAGCCGTACAGGCGGGTATTCCTCCACTTCATCTCGCTTGACATCTCAGACGACACTGTGACACCAGACAG ATTCCATATCTACGACTACACCCCGGGCGGGAAGCGACGCCGTCTGACCCCGTCCATGGGGTTGTACGGGGTGCTGGAGCGGCCCTTCTACCCCTTCAACACCGCCGGCATCGACATCGTGGACTACAAGTCGTCTGGGCGGCGCCTACGTCTCGACTACCTCGGCAAACCGACTCTCATTCACGAAGGATTCAAGATTCTTATCACCTCCTTTAAAG ATGCCAGTGGCGGGTCCAGCTGTGGTCCGGGGTGGTTCGCGTGTCCGTTTGAGCCGATCTGCGTGCCTCTGAGCACGAGGTGTGACGGAAGTCCGAACTGTGGACGACGAGACAGCGGTGACGAACAGCGGTGTCACCCCCTGGAGCACGTCGTCACCAACGTCGAGG agtCGGTCATTCACGTCGCAGTCACCGGTGTTGCCGCCTTTGTCGTCTTCCTCATTGTGGTCGTCGTCGTGTACTTCGTGGTGAGAAGAATAAATCAGAAGAG ATTTTCCAAGCGTCGTGGCATGTGTTTACTAAACGGGACAGTGGCGACATTCAACAAGGACGAAGACACTGCCCGCCTGTACGCACCACCCTCCTACGAGGACGTGGTCACTGTCTCTGACGACAGTCTAGGACCCCCTCCAGAGTACAGCACTGTCAGGTTCAACGATTCTCGCAAATTTCGGTACCGCCCTGTGGTAGATCGACCCCCTAGTAAGTCGACAGAAGTAGCCATGCTACACGCGGCCCCGAAATCAAGACAGAAGTTGTTACATGACGTAGAGCAGTGTGACGTCACGAGTGATAGTGACGTGGAGTCGGACTTGGGTCTCTCTCCCGACTCGGGTGTCAGCATGACCCGAGATTCCGAGTCCGACCTCGCTAAACAAGAACAAACAGCGCCAGCTTACAAACTAGTTCCGATAAAGACAGACAACTCTAAGTGTTACGAATCTGACGAGGAGTTGTCTGCCCATATACATTCTGATAAATTGCTTCCGTCTTCGTGTCCAAAAGGTCTTGCCAGTAAAGAAAGAACCGATGATGCGGTTTCGCCAACCTGCAACGACAAGGGAGACTACCAGGACATCCATTGCCCAGTGACAAAGGGCAGACAACCCAGTGCACCTGAGGCGGAGATAACTGTGTGA